The following are encoded in a window of Streptomyces sp. SAT1 genomic DNA:
- a CDS encoding carbohydrate-binding protein, with amino-acid sequence MTPTAPDGPGSGSSPDSAAGRGISRKSLLKAAVAAGAAIPLLTGTVALARDAAGQGRALPATPDCDDGDGPTHDQIEGPYFKPNSPLRTNLVTSGINGTPLTVSGYVFGRNCVPISGVLLDFWQADDAGNYDMSGFTLRGHQFSDAKGAFSLTTIVPGLYPGRTRHIHVKVQAPNQPVLTTQLYFPGEPRNNTDTLYDPALLMNVRGAGSGKEGTFDFVLNVDGTPGGPSDPPPTDPPSGTWAAGHSYTAGDRVTYNGTSYTCVQAHTSMAGWEPPNVPALWRAG; translated from the coding sequence ATGACACCAACCGCTCCGGACGGCCCCGGCTCCGGCTCCAGCCCCGACTCCGCGGCCGGCCGCGGGATCAGCCGCAAGAGCCTGCTGAAGGCGGCCGTCGCCGCCGGTGCCGCCATCCCGCTGCTCACGGGCACGGTGGCCCTCGCCCGGGACGCCGCGGGCCAGGGACGCGCCCTGCCCGCCACCCCCGACTGCGACGACGGCGACGGCCCGACCCACGACCAGATCGAGGGCCCGTACTTCAAGCCGAACTCGCCGCTGCGCACCAATCTGGTGACCTCGGGCATCAACGGCACCCCGCTGACGGTCAGCGGCTATGTCTTCGGCCGCAACTGCGTCCCGATATCCGGCGTCCTGCTGGACTTCTGGCAGGCGGACGACGCCGGGAACTACGACATGTCCGGCTTCACGCTGCGCGGGCACCAGTTCTCGGACGCCAAGGGCGCCTTCTCCCTGACCACCATCGTGCCGGGGCTCTACCCGGGCCGCACGCGGCACATCCACGTCAAGGTGCAGGCCCCCAACCAGCCCGTGCTCACCACCCAGCTGTACTTCCCCGGTGAGCCCCGCAACAACACGGACACCCTCTACGACCCCGCGCTGCTGATGAACGTCCGCGGCGCTGGCAGCGGCAAGGAGGGCACCTTCGACTTCGTCCTGAACGTCGACGGAACCCCCGGCGGCCCCAGCGACCCGCCGCCGACCGACCCGCCGAGCGGCACCTGGGCCGCCGGGCACTCCTACACGGCGGGCGACCGGGTCACCTACAACGGCACCAGCTACACCTGCGTTCAGGCGCACACCTCCATGGCCGGCTGGGAGCCCCCGAACGTCCCCGCCCTGTGGCGCGCGGGCTGA